A single genomic interval of Dysidea avara chromosome 8, odDysAvar1.4, whole genome shotgun sequence harbors:
- the LOC136263400 gene encoding putative phosphatidylglycerol/phosphatidylinositol transfer protein 2, whose protein sequence is MKVDFVLAAFCLILVNANPSANQDANQDANPLVKESDEISCPTKDFSCANSSFDVTNLTLKFAPDPPEKGKNVTVSLTGTVKKKITVGEVQVVLKFGKLTVFAKTYDVCELAVKYGHGCPVLPGPMIFSGTFEVPSDLPVGIYKVTMDGTDQDDNHMICGTVRCQVTN, encoded by the exons ATGAAGGTTGATTTCGTTCTTGCAGCATTTTGCCTCATTCTAGTAAACGCTAACCCGAGCGCCAACCAAGACGCCAACCAAGACGCCAACCCACTGGTGAAAGAGTCCGACGAAATATCGTGTCCTACCAAGGACTTTTCTTGTG CCAACAGCAGTTTTGATGTGACAAATCTGACACTCAAGTTTGCTCCTGACCCACCAGAGAAAGGAAAGAACGTCACCGTCTCTCTTACTGGGACTGTCA AAAAGAAAATTACTGTCGGTGAAGTCCAGGTGGTATTAAAGTTTGGGAAGCTTACTGTCTTTGCCAAAACCTATGATGTATGTGAACTTGCTGTGAAGTATGGCCACGGCTGTCCAGTTCTTCCAG GTCCTATGATTTTTTCTGGAACTTTTGAGGTACCTTCAGATCTTCCTGTG GGAATATATAAGGTTACAATGGATGGCACTGACCAGGATGACAATCATATGATATGCGGCACAGTTAGATGTCAAGTTACCAATTAA
- the LOC136263653 gene encoding (Lyso)-N-acylphosphatidylethanolamine lipase-like, producing the protein MASISTKLEFPPGFKQENRWLRWCPTSPELLAEAEAKIFQRIESDYKTSFVKIDDDCHIRTLITEPSDPSNIQNTPIVMIHGFLGGIGILIKNINALSKTRRVFVFDLMGFGRSSRVPVPGNAMEVEESYVLSIEKWRQKVGLDKFVLLGHSLGGFMSTAYALRHPDQVKHLILVDPWGYGIKPDDDRVVWTRNGENVYASSVPMKYRMFLYFGTRVNALSVLRILGPLGPAAFRKWRPDLEVQFADLIGPGVMYNYLYHCNMQQPTGEEAFRTLQGATAWASNPMLKRVGSLPDYVPITLIYGARTWVDSTQGFEIKEQRPNSYCDLQMIEGGGHHVYFDHPKEFNNSVENICCTIDAEVGTFL; encoded by the exons ATGGCGTCGATTAGTACCAAACTCGAATTTCCACCCGGATTTAAACAGGAAAATCG TTGGCTGAGATGGTGTCCAACTTCGCCTGAACTGTTAGCAGAAGCTGAAGCTAAAATATTTCAAC GTATTGAATCTGACTACAAGACCAGTTTTGTTAAAATTGATGATGACTGTCATATCCGAACACTTATCACAGAACCCAGTGATCCCTCTAACATACAGAACACTCCAATAGTAATGATTCATGGATTTTTAGGTGGTATCGGGATACTGATTAAAAACATTAATGCCTTGAGCAAAACAAGAAGAGTGTTTGTGTTTGATTTGATGGGATTTGGTAGAAGTTCTCGAGTTCCTGTACCTGGTAATGCAATGGAAGTCGAGGAGAGTTACGTTTTGTCAATAGAAAAGTGGAGGCAGAAAGTTGGACTAGACAAATTTGTTCTATTAGGGCACAGTCTTGGAGGATTCATGTCCACAGCATATGCCCTTCGTCACCCTGACCAAGTGAAACACTTAATATTGGTAGACCCATGGGGTTATGGTATTAAGCCAGATGATGACAGAGTGGTTTGGACAAGAAATGGAGAAAATGTTTATGCTTCCAGTGTCCCCATGAAATATAGAATGTTCCTGTATTTTGGTACTCGAGTCAATGCTCTTTCTGTACTGAGAATTTTGGGACCTCTAG GACCAGCAGCATTTAGGAAGTGGAGACCAGACTTGGAGGTGCAGTTTGCAGATCTTATTGGTCCAGGTGTGATGTACAACTACCTCTACCATTGTAACATGCAACAACCAAC TGGAGAGGAAGCTTTTCGGACCTTGCAAGGTGCAACTGCCTGGGCAAGCAATCCTATGTTAAAAAGAGTCGGCAGCCTACCTGATTATGTTCCAATTACACTAATCTATGGAGCTCGCACATGGGTTGACAGCACTCAAGGATTTGAAATAAAAGAACAACGTCCTAATTCTTACTGTGACCTGCAAATGATTGAGGGAGGTGGACATCATGTTTACTTTGACCATCCAAAAGAATTCAATAACTCTGTTGAAAATATCTGTTGTACTATTGATGCAGAAGTGGGAACATTTTTATAA
- the LOC136264919 gene encoding uncharacterized protein, producing MKVACVFTAFCLVLVTASPLVKELASPCEVDTSCDKGDYDVTDLKITFSPDPPEKGKNVTISATGTVNKEITGGKIKVEAKYGIITVLNKAYEVCDLVKEIGKECPIPKGPLSGSATAELPKDVPGGTYHVDIEGTDQDGKHMICVTAECHV from the exons ATGAAAGTTGCTTGCGTTTTTACTGCGTTCTGCCTCGTTCTGGTCACCGCCAGCCCGCTAGTGAAAGAGCTCGCGTCGCCGTGTGAGGTCGACACTTCTTGTG ATAAGGGCGATTATGATGTGACGGACTTGAAAATCACATTCTCTCCTGATCCACCAGAGAAAGGAAAGAACGTCACCATCTCTGCAACTGGGACTGTCA ATAAAGAAATCACTGGCGGCAAAATCAAAGTGGAGGCAAAATATGGTATCATCACAGTGTTGAATAAAGCGTATGAAGTGTGTGACCTTGTTAAGGAGATTGGCAAGGAGTGCCCAATTCCTAAAG GTCCTTTGAGTGGTTCTGCTACTGCTGAGTTGCCTAAAGATGTTCCAGGG GGTACGTATCATGTAGATATCGAAGGCACTGATCAAGATGGCAAGCACATGATATGTGTAACGGCCGAGTGTCACGTTTAA
- the LOC136263698 gene encoding uncharacterized protein, with amino-acid sequence MKRIYRGGWIDTIQNAELRIFQLGYFESGTEVLRSLAIKEDFSWIVNYKRETLKPSSALLKDIPTSLNSVSHVSNFINILRTSKVCEGNCDDAFLKLPNIQNGELKDNSRTSTVAALDTARTGSLSIYHVECDILMNSTEESRLCICCKKYKKTLSAMLSRRRKDQKTHPSSHTTYANLSASEKDERLRNLHQESKKAKLRVCRLQEKISTAATQDGVTLNVDLHDDMKAMMDATTKQVHSMYPEGSFQCLFWDQQQTACSIKDSRSMKWHPLVIKWSLYLRHLSGKSYELLRKTGCIKLPSQRTLRDYTHYTSTTIGFSAETDRELYDIAFLSNELNRYVFLVMGEVHIKTDLVYDKHQGSLISFVNLGNTNNRLLEFENALGETQHEQQLASSMLVLMVRGIFQKLNYPYAQFACNNLSGELMFDPVWEAISRLERMGFRVLGITCDGASPNRRLWKLLNAKDEMVYKVPNPFAREGPRDLHFISDPPHLLKTIRNSWNSNKRKLWCNGKDISWGHLEQLYLDDTGGLQAVPQQGGVIRQVKKLRYEHVYLTTFSKMRVDLAAQALSETVAKSLEENYGEEVQETVKFVKMIDKFFDCFNVSNAVTGYHSRKSFKDPYTSKKDFRLQWLEEEFLPYLENWEKSVYEREGFSPKQKEMMLMPRETRLGITVTVKSFVELVKYIFTIPGVKIFLSERLCQDPLENYFGCQRQRGGRHENPNVSDFCKNSQALKVINSVCGSISKGNCRGKKQSIDIEQESRPLKKRCKAKCRDKSYSKLIKLPRVFKSKLKLLAAKKVKKKSFAPRKELFTASKYLDIPVQKVVTVDMPASSSDNPNSNDVPAPVLNEKATSDVTEASHESCSNDQVKSHKHQQTSAEIDIVEMDEKDTLAGSHDRNDVTEMDISFEQKAHSTDDDMISEALGPGPAEEELSRCCTITLTRHDFWTLKDTGWLNDQVINCYMKLVAEANTDVYVYSTFFYPKLVRFGSQAVCRWTKETDLFSKRLLLVPVHLGAHWCLASISTADLQLVYYDSLHEPNPACLEALKSYILEKSSNCASTTEWNCSTSQGVPQQTNNSDCGVFVCRIAQCLANKTSFNFSQCDMASIRQQMVLELLLQKLLPHIPFLLSIN; translated from the exons ATGAAGAGGATTTACCGTGGTG GGTGGATTGATACAATCCAAAATGCAGAATTGAGAATATTCCAACTGGGTTATTTTGAGTCTGGCACTGAGGTTTTAAGATCGTTAGCCATTAAGGAAGACTTCTCATGGATTGTGAATTATAAAAGAGAAACTCTGAAGCCCTCATCTGCTCTTTTGAAAGACATTCCGACATCTCTTAATTCAG tttcacatgtatcAAACTTTATCAACATTCTACGTACAAGCAAGGTTTGCGAAGGCAACTGTGATGATGCATTCTTGAAGCTCCCAAACATTCAGAATGGCGAACTCAAAGATAATTCAA GAACCAGCACTGTGGCAGCACTGGACACCGCAAGGACTGGTAGTTTATCCATCTATCATGTTGAGTGTGATATATTGATGAACAGTACAGAAGAGTCCAGGCTGTGCATATGTTGTaagaaatacaagaaaacactatCAGCTATGCTGTCACGTCGCCGAAAAGATCAGAAGACTCATCCCAGCAGTCATACAACTTATGCGAATTTGAGTGCGTCTGAAAAAGATGAGCGTTTGAGAAATCTACACCAGGAGAGCAAAAAAGCAAAGCTTCGTGTTTGTCGATTACAAGAGAAGATTTCAACTGCAGCTACCCAAGACGGTGTAACCTTAAATGTTGATCTGCATGATGATATGAAGGCTATGATGGATGCAACCACAAAGCAAGTACATTCTATGTATCCAGAAGGATCTTTTCAATGCCTTTTTTGGGACCAACAGCAAACAGCGTGCTCTATAAAGGACTCTCGGTCAATGAAGTGGCACCCACTAGTCATTAAGTGGAGCTTGTATCTCAGACATTTATCTGGAAAATCATATGAACTACTGCGGAAAACAGGGTGCATCAAACTGCCTTCACAAAGAACACTGCGTGATTACACCCACTATACATCAACTACCATCGGCTTCTCTGCAGAAACAGATCGAGAGCTTTACGACATTGCTTTTTTGAGTAACGAGCTTAACAGATATGTCTTCTTAGTCATGGGTGAAGTTCATATCAAGACTGACCTTGTATATGATAAACACCAGGGTTCTTTAATCAGCTTTGTCAATCTAGGCAACACTAACAATAGACTGCTTGAATTTGAGAATGCTTTAGGTGAGACACAACATGAACAACAACTCGCAAGTTCAATGTTGGTGCTAATGGTGAGAGGCATTTTTCAGAAGTTGAACTACCCATATGCGCAGTTTGCTTGTAACAACCTCAGTGGAGAGTTGATGTTTGACCCTGTGTGGGAGGCAATATCAAGGCTTGAGAGAATGGGCTTCCGTGTTTTAGGAATTACGTGTGATGGTGCATCACCAAATCGTCGATTGTGGAAACTCCTCAATGCCAAAGATGAAATGGTCTACAAAGTACCCAACCCTTTTGCACGAGAGGGACCACGTGACTTGCATTTCATATCTGATCCTCCTCATTTGCTAAAAACAATTAGAAATAGCTGGAACAGTAACAAACGAAAATTATGG TGCAATGGTAAAGATATATCATGGGGGCACTTAGAACAACTTTACCTTGATGATACAGGAGGACTACAAGCAGTACCCCAACAAGGAGGAGTTATTAGACAAGTGAAAAAGCTGAGGTACGAGCATGTTTATTTAACGACGTTTTCGAAGATGAGAGTGGATTTAGCTGCACAA gctCTTAGTGAGACAGTGGCTAAGTCGCTTGAAGAGAATTATGGTGAAGAAGTACAGGAAACAGTCAAGTTTGTTAAAATGATCGATAAGTTTTTTGATTGCTTCAACGTATCCAATGCTGTTACTGGATACCACAGCAGGAAATCATTCAAAGATCCCTACACTTCTAAAAAGGATTTTCGTTTGCAA TGGCTTGAAGAAGAATTTTTGCCTTACTTGGAGAACTGGGAGAAAAGTGTCTATGAAAGGGAAGGATTTTCTCCAAAACAAAAggaaatgatgttaatgcctaGGGAAACTCGTCTTGGCATCACTGTCACAG TTAAATCATTTGTGGAACTGGTTAAATACATATTCACCATACCAGGAGTTAAAATCTTCTTGAGTGAGAGGCTTTGTCAAGATCCTCTTGAAAATTACTTTGGCTGCCAAAGGCAACGTGGAGGGAGACATGAAAACCCAAATGTCAGTGATTTTTGTAAGAATAGTCAGGCACTGAAAGTAATCAATTCTGTTTGTGGAAGCATTTCAAAAGGAAATTGCCGTGGCAAGAAGCAGTCTATAGATATAGAGCAGGAGAGCAGGCCACTTAAGAAACGGTGCAAGGCTAAATGTAGGGACAAATCTTATTCTAAGCTTATAAAGCTACCAAGAGTGTTCAAAAGCAAATTGAAGTTACTGGCAGCCAAAAAGGTTAAAAAAAAGTCATTTGCTCCAAGAAAAGAATTGTTTACAGCTTCAAAATATTTGGATATTCCTGTACAGAAAGTTGTTACTGTTGATATGCCTGCCAGTTCAAGCGATAACCCTAACAGTAATGATGTGCCAGCACCAGTACTTAATGAAAAAGCAACATCAGATGTGACAGAAGCCTCCCATGAATCTTGCTCGAATGATCAGGTGAAAAGTCATAAGCATCAGCAAACTTCTGCAGAAATAGACATTGTTGAAATGGATGAAAAGGATACACTTGCTGGCAGTCACGATAGAAATGATGTGACAGAAATGGACATATCATTTGAGCAGAAGGCCCATTCTACTGATGATGATATGATTAGTGAGGCACTAGGACCAGGACCTGCGGAGGAAGAATTATCAAGGTGTTGTACCATTACTTTAACACGTCATGACTTCTGGACTTTAAAAGATACCGGATGGTTAAATGACCAA GTGATAAACTGCTACATGAAATTAGTAGCTGAGGCCAACACAGATGTCTACGTATACAGCACATTTTTCTATCCAAAGCTTGTACGTTTTGGTTCCCAGGCAGTGTGCCGGTGGACAAAGGAAACTGATTTATTTAGCAAGAGGTTGTTGTTGGTTCCAGTGCACCTTGGAGCACACTGGTGTTTAGCAAGCATAAGCACAGCTGACCTACAGCTTGTTTATTATGACTCGCTGCATGAACCAAATCCAGCATGTTTGGAAGCATTAAAATCATATATTTTAGAGAAATCATCCAACTGTGCCTCTACCACGGAATGGAATTGCTCTACTTCGCAAGGTGTTCCACAACAGACAAATAATTCAGACTGTGGTGTGTTTGTATGCAGAATTGCTCAGTGCCTGGCTAACAAAACTTCTTTCAACTTTAGTCAATGTGATATGGCTAGCATTAGGCAACAAATGGTATTAGAATTACTTCTGCAAAAGCTGTTGCCTCATATTCCATTTTTATTatcaattaattaa